AGAGTACAACCCCGGCCATGAAAGCAAAAAAGCGAGGGCACGAAGTGAAACGCCTCTTGCCAACTCCCAGCCATCGCATTCACCCACAGGAACACTAGATTAGCCGTTTGCGCGTTCGCCATCACTCCGTGGACGATCCAGGTGTAAGCGTCGAGATAGCCTCCCGTGAAAGCAAGCAACAGCGCGATCTACACCGTTTCGTCGCGACGCATCGGTCCGCTGGCGGCAGTATCGAGAGAACTCATGTTGCGGCGCAAGCTCTCGCAGAGGTCCGGTCAGACCCATAAGCGATGACGCAAGCCCGACGCGGTTTGATCTGGATCAAGACTTGCCCGGGCTTCCGGGATTCCATTCAAAGCAAATCGAACTCCGTGGTAGGGAAAAACAACCGTGGGCACTGTCGGGCGAACCAATTCCACGCTCCGAAAGTCTTCCTGCCATTGGCGGCATCCATTCGCTGCTTCGGCCACGTCAGCATTCGAAGATTTTCGATCGGCACGACGCGTGGTCGGCTACCGCTCGGGGCACGAAATTCTTGCGCCTTCGACCATGCGCCGGCCGCATGTTTTCCGGTTGAGCAATTGCCGCGGCGTTTCCAGATCGGGAGAATAACGTTGGGTCAGCAGGGCTTACGGAGCATGGCAGTAGCAATCATGCTGCTGTCGGTCGGTTTGGTTTCGCCATCGCGTGCGGACGATCAGGCCGCACCGCGAAAGATTCAGGAAGAGATCTGGGCGCTGCCCCTGCCGCTTCCAATGTTCGCCTATGTGACCCGGCCGGTCGGCGACGGACCATTTCCTCTGGCGGTTATGAACCATGGCGTTTCGCTCAAGGCGATCGACCGCAGCTTCTTCCCCCTCGTCGAGTTTCGCGACGCCGCCAAATGGTTTGCGCAGCGCGGCTATCTCGTGGTCGCCCCCGTCGGCTCAGGATACGGCGCATCCGCCATCGACGTACCCGAGCAAGGAATCTACGGCCCGTTCTTCTCGAAGGTCGGAAAGTGCAGCAATCCCGATTTCCGTGCTCCCGGGCTGGCAATTGCGCAAGTTGACCTCTGGATCATCGATCACCTTGTGTCCGAAAAGCGCGTTCTGCCGGAGAACGTCATCGTCGTCGGGCAGTCCGCAGGCGGGTGGGCCGGGATCGCACTTTCAAGCCTGAACCCGCCACCAGTCAAGGCCGTCATCATCTTTGCCGCCGGCCGCGGCGGCCGTGTTGACGGCAAGCCAAACAACAATTGCGCGCCGGACAAACTGGTGGAGATGACTTACGAGTTCGGCCGCACATCGCGCACACCGATGTTGTGGATTTATATTGAGAACGATACCTATTTCGGCCCTGCCCTGTCGAAACGTATGCTCGAAGCATTTACGGCGGCCGGCGGCAAGGCCGAATACCATCTCATGCCACCGTTCGGAGACGACGGGCATTTCTTTATCGGCTCTCCTGACAGCATCGCGATCTGGGCACCGATCGTAACGAAGTTTCTGGATCAAACGAAATAGGAAGGCCAAACCAGGAGACGCAGCCATGTCAGGCCGACACCGCACTGAAGTGCAGTTGAATACAGGTTGTCAGAGGCCTTACTTCCCGCGGCTCTTGATAGCGGCGGTTGCCAGCATGGCGTTCAGCCAGACCGCCGCATCACAACAGAGCCCCGCGTCGGATGCGCCCTCCGGGACCGAAATGACACCCCGCGGTGAGCGCGAGGTGAAGGACGTCAACTACGGCGACTGGAGGAAGCTCTGCTTCCAGCCCGGTGGTGCAAAGATGGTTTGCCGGACTTCCGTCACCGGTACATTCGCGACCGGCCAAATGGCGATTCGCCTGGACATTATCGAGCGCGAGGGTGACGGCGCAAAGCGGCTGCAGGTGTTCTCTCCCGTCGGCATGTATCTGCAAAACCCGGTCAAACTTACCATCGACCAAGGCAAGCCCTACCTCGTGCCCTATACGTGGTGCCTCACCAACACCTGCATTGCGGGCACTGTCGTCAACCCGCGGCTGATCCAGGAAATGAATACGGGACGGGTGCTGCGGCTGGAGTTCGTGGATTCGAACCTGTTATCGCTCACGACCTCGCTGCCGCTTGGCCAGTTCGCTCTGGTCCACAAAAATGCGCCGGCGCAGAAATTCGAACAGGACATCGAGGAATGACTGAAGACCGTCTACGCGGCTGCGCGGGCTTCTTCAACAGGCTTGATGAGCGAAAGGGCCTCGAACGGTTTGGTCAAGTACGCAAGGCAACCCATTTCGGTAGCCGCTGTCCGGACCGCATCACTATCGTTGCCGGTGATAAAGATGACCGGCAATCGTATACCCATGCTGGCGAGACGTCGGCATACGCCGATGCCGGACTCGCCATTCAAATCGATATCCATGATAACGCAAAATGCTCTGCCGAAATCGTCATGATCAAGTATTGCATCGGCCGATTCGAACAACGTCGAATTGAATCCGTGCATCTTCAACAACCGCATGATGCCCCTACGCATTGATGGGTCATCATCTACAACAAAGACAGAGTTGCGCGTCGGCAGGGGGACGTTTTGCAAGATCCATCCTCTCGCAATCAGACATCCTATCCTGACACGCTGCTATCAACGTCCACAATTGTACTAGTGGGCAAGAAGCCCTGCGAGTGACGCGGAGCGCCAATCCAAAGCCAGGGTTATCATGTCTTCGGGTGAAGCAAGCCAAGCCGTTCTGCGATGGAAACCAGTTCGGCGAGGGAATTCACCTGCATTTTCTCCATCACTTCGTGACGATGGGCTTTCACGGTGCGCTCGGCGGTTCCCAATTCAAGCGCGACCTGCTTGTTGATCTTGCCGCGGACGATCAAGTTGAAAACCTGGTGCTCGCGCGGTGTCAGGGTCGCCAACCGGTTGCGAAATGCCTCGAGCTCGTTCCGTTGACTAAAGGCCGGGGCGAAGCGCGCCACGGCACGCTCGATCGCCTCGATCAGTTGCGTCGACGAAGCCGGCTTTGTGAGAAAATCCTCTGCGCCCGCCTTGATGGCCCGAACCGTCGCTGGCGTGTCCGAATATCCGGTGACGAAGATAATGGGCAGGATCGAGCCACGTTCGGCAAGGCGGCCTTGCAGTTCCAGGCCGGTCAGCCCCGGCATCTGCACGTCGAGCAGGATACAACCGGGCGTCTCGTTATCCGGCAAACGATCGAGCAATTGCTGGGCCGATGAATAGGTTTCGACCTCATAGCCCGCAAGCTTCAGGTGGCGCTCGATCGCCGTTCGGAACGAAGCATCGTCATCTATGACATGGATCAGGCCAGGCAATTGTCGCTCCCAACCGTCAAGTGAGAAAGAGAGATCTACCGCGCAAATCGCAGTCAGGTACGCGCGGAATCCCGAGCGATTGTACCGATCGTCCAAACCACGGCTATTCGCATAAGATTTAGCCGTTTCACAACGGCCGTCTGCATCGTACGGAACCCCTGTCCGTTGGTACAATGCACCATGGGACAATAGCCTGATACCCAATCTTAGGCGAAGATTAATTAGGAGCAAGATTGCGGGACGGGCGGCGGCAATTCCGCAAAGTGATATCTCCAAGGGCTGCAAAACGACCTTTCAAAACGACCTTTAAAGAGTCGTCTTCGGTAGCCGGTTTAGGAGTTGACCATGTTCGTCCGCGTCACGACCGACCCGGCTCCTCGCTCTACCTCCCTCGGCGATCTGGGAATCGAAAGTAATTCAAATACAAAGGTCAGTTTAAACGAATTCACCTATAGAAAGGGGAGCGAAATCTACGGCGAAAAGGAGCCGGCAGATTACGTCTATCAGGTCAAGAGCGGAGCGGTCCGAAGCTACAAGCTGCTTTCGGATGGCCGGCGCCAGATCGGCGCATTTCACCTCATCGGCGACATCTTCGGGCTGGAAAACGGGGCCGAACATCGGTTTACGGCGGAGGCGATCGTCAACACAACGGTGCGTCTGATCAAACGGCGCAGCCTTGAGATCGCGGCCGAGAGCGATGCCATGGTTTCACGAAACCTGCTCAGCATGACGACGGTCAACCTGCAGCACGCCGAAAACCATATGCTGCTGCTGGGCCGGAAAACTTCGTTGGAGCGGGTCGCCGCCTTCCTGATCGAGATGGACCGGCGACTTACGGCGGCCGGCGTCATGCCACTGCCGATGTCCAGGCGCGACATCGCCGATTATCTTGGCCTCACACTGGAAACCGTGTCCCGCGCACTGTCGCGACTGCATGAACTCGATATCATCGGCTTCATCGGCAGCAATCAGCGCCAAATCATGCTTCTGGATCGTCGACAACTCGCAGGCATTGATCTGAGGGAGTGATCCGCGCAGGAAGCTCGATCGTCTTGCGCAGCACTTCGAACAAGACGGCGGTTGACCAGCCGAACATCAATATGCCGTTCATTGCAGTCATCGGCCCGGTCAGCCGCCATGCCTGCACCGGCGTGATGTCTCCGTAACCGAGCGTCGTGTAGTTGACGAAGGCAAAATAGAGCAGATCACTGTCCGCGGGAGCCACGCCGACGGTTGCATAGGCCAGCGCCCAGACGAAAACCTCCAGCGTGTGCGCCATCATCAGGACCGTCGCGGTCCCAACCATCACGATCATCAGGCGCAATCCCGGTCGCACGGCGTTCCGCGATCCCGCGGAGCGGGCGATACCGACCGCTCCGACGGTCACCAGCGCGTGAACCATGATGTTAACTATGCTGACAATACAGCCGATCAGGAATTGAAGCGCCATCCGCCCCCCCTCTTGATGGACAGGGCCGGCTGGGAAGCCTTGCTGGCCTCATGGCGACCGTGCGACCCGACATCAACTCTTCAGGAAATCTTTGCGTCTCCTTCGGATTAGATTCTCGACGGGCATCGGGCCGGCTATGGGCGGACAAGCTCACAAGCATCGGCATCACCACCCTCGCCGCGGAACGCCAGAATGCCTTGATACAGATCAAAGGAGCGCACGAGGCGTTCCATCAACATCATCATCGCGTCTGTGCTTTCACTGACCGCTTGCGGGCTGGAGATTCAACATGAAGGCCGTCTCCGTGGAAGAAGCCGTTGCAATGATCCCGGCCGGTGCAAGTATCATGGTCGGCGGATTCATGGGTGTTGGAACACCAGGACGCTTGCTCGACGAGTTGGTGCGGCAGAAGAAGTCGGGCCTTTTTCTGATCAGCAACGACGCGGCCACGCCTGGAAAGGGCGTCGGCAAGCTATTCGACGGACAACAAGTGTCGCGCATGATCGGCACCCATATTGGGCTCAATCCAAAGGCGCAGCAGCAGATGCTGGGCAAACAGATCACCGTCGACCTGATCCCGCAGGGCACCTTTGTCGAACGTATCCGTGCCGGCGGCTGCGGTCTCGGCGGCGTGCTGACGCCGACTGGCGTCGGGACGCTGGTCGAGGAAGGCAAGCAAAAGATCGACGTGCACGGGAAAACATACCTGCTGGAGACCGCGCTACGCGCGGATTTCGCGCTGGTGCATGCGTTTCTTGCCGACTATGCCGGCAACCTCTCCTACGCCCTCACCGCCCGTAACTTCAATCCGGTCATGGCGATGGCTGCCGACACGGTGATCGTCACCGCCGAACATATCGTCCCGGTCGGCGTCATCGCGCCCGACCATGTTGTGACCCCCGGCCCCTTGGTCGATTACCTCGTCGCGAACGGGTGACCCATGGATGCACAAGCCATCATCGCCCGCCGGGTGGCGCAAGAACTTAGACCCGGCAACCTCGTCAACCTCGGCATCGGTATTCCGACGCTGGTTTCGAACTATCTGCCTGTAGGGCTCAACGTGTTCTTCCAGTCCGAGAACGGGCTGATCGGCACGGGCCCGATCCCCGAGCAGGGTATGGCGCATCCACTGCTGACCGACGCTGGCGGTAAGCCGATCAGCGCACTGCCGGGTGCCGCCACCTTCGATAGCGCGATGTCGTTCGGCCTGATCCGCGGTGGCCATGTCGATGTCACCGTGCTCGGCGGTTTGCAGGTCGATGCCGGTGGACGCCTCGCCAACTGGATGATTCCCGGCAAGATGGTGCCGGGCATGGGCGGCGCCATGGACCTGGTCAGCGGGGCCAAGCGCGTGATCGTCGCCATGCAGCATGCGGCCAAGGGCAAGTCCAAGATCGTTACCAAGTGTAGCCTGCCCCTGACTTCGGCGCGGCCGGTCGACCTTGTCGTCACTGATATGGCGGTCATCGCCTTTCCCGGCGGCAAGGCGACGCTGCAGGAAACCGCGCCCGGTGTCACCGTCGCCGAAGTCCTGGCAGTGACGGACGCCGAACTCACCATTCCGGACAGGGTGCCGGAAATGAAGCTGTAACGCGCTCGGGAACGGGATCGATGCCATGCGGATTTTCAACGGATTCGAGGAGCTGAAGGCCGCCGTCGGCACGGAGATCGGCTTCAGCGACTGGATCGAGGTAACGCAGGACCGAATCAACATGTTCGCTGAAGCGACATGCGACGAGCAGTGGATCCATGTCGACCAGGAGCGCGCGGAAGCCGAGATGCCGGGCGGAAAAACCATCGCGCACGGCCTGCTGTCGTTGAGCCTGACGCCGATGTTCATCCGCTCGGTGATGGGGCTGAAGGGGCTGAAGAACACGTTGAACTACGGCGCCGATCGCATCCGCTATCTGTCGCCGGTGCCGGCAGGGTCAAAATTGCGCGGTCGCGTCAGCATTGCTGAGGCGGAAGAAGTGCCACCCAACGGCTTGCGCGTCCATTATCGCGTAGCGATCGAGATCGAGGGCGGCAAACGCCCCGCCTGCGTCGCAGAGGTGATCGGCCTGCACTTCAGCTGAAGCAGGAATTGCGCACGTCAGTCGATGATGTGGTAGCCGCCATCGATATAGAGCACGCTTCCCGTGATCAGCTTGGCGCCGTCAAGAGCGAGAAACGCGGTCGCCTTCCCAACATCATCGATGCTGACCAGGCTGCGCGACGGTGCCTGCGATTGCGCCTTGTCCATCAATTCGTCGAACTCGGGGATGCCTGACGCCGCGCGCGTTGCCAGCGGTCCGGGTGAAATGGCGTGCACGCGAATGCCTTTCGGGCCGAGTTCGGCCGCAATGTAGCGCACCGCAGCCTCGAGGGCCGCCTTCGCAACACCCATGACATTGTAATTCTTCACCACCATCTGGCTACCATAATAGGTCATGGTGAACATGGTGCCGCCGTCCTTCATTAGCGGTTCCGCCAGATGCGCCATCCGCATAAACGACCAGCAGGACACGTCCATGGTCTTCTGAAAACCTTCCCGGTCAACGTCGACCACACGGCCGTGCAGCGTATTCTTCGGCGAGAAGGCGATAGAGTGCAGCAGGAAATCGAGCTGGCCCCATTCCTTGCCGATCCGCTCAAACACCTTTTCGGTTTCGCCTTCGACCATCACATCGAGCGGCATGAAGATTGGCGACTCCAGCGCCTTGGCCAGCGGCTCGACATGCTTCCTGGCCTTTTCGTTCAGATAGGTGACGGCTAGGTCGGCGCCTAACGCCCGAAACGCCTTGGCACACCCCCAGGCGATCGATTGATCGTTGGCAATACCAACGACGAGCCCCTTCTTGCCTTTGAGCGCGACGCTGGTCTCGGGATATACCGGGATGTTCATGACACGGTCTCGCGTTTCTGGTTAGGCCTTTTTCCGTTCACGAGCACTGCCAACGTGTGCTGCGCAATCATCAACTCTTCGTCGGTAGGAACGACATACACAGGAATACGGCTGTCGGATCGCGATATCTTGCTGGCGTGCCGGGCATTCGCCGCCGGATCGAGCACGACGCCGAGCCAGGCCAATCGCTCGGCAATACGGGCTCGGATTGAGGCCGAGTTCTCACCAATCCCGGCGGTAAACACGAAGGCATCGAGCCCTTGAAGCGCCGCGGCCAACATGCCGGCGTTGAGGCCGACCCGGTAGACGAAATAGTCGATCGCAAAGGCCGCGTGGGGATCCGCACTGGTCTCGAGCTCCCGCATATCGTTGCTAATGCCGGACAACCCCTTCAGGCCGCACTCGCGGTAGAGAAAATCCTGCACCTTCGCTGCAGACATGCCTTTTTCCGCGATCAGATACAGCACCACGCCGGGATCGAGCTGGCCCGGGCGCGTTCCCATCGCAAGGCCGTCGAGCGCCGTAAAGCCCATGGTGCTTTCAACGCTCTTGCCATTTCTCATCGCGCCCATCGAGGCTCCGCTGCCGAGATGAGCGACAATTACGCGGCCGCCGGCAATGTCGGGTGCAACCTGCGGCAAGCGCTTGGCGATATATTCGTAGGACAGGCCGTGGAAGCCGTAGCGCCTGACGCCTTCGGAATGAAGCTGGTGCGGGATCGCATAATGGTCCGCCAGCGCATCGTGATCGCGATGAAAGGCGGTATCGAAACAGGCGACCTGCGGCAGAGCCGGGAAGTTGTTCAGGAGCGTCTTGATCGGCGCGAGGTTATGTGGCTGGTGCAACGGTGCGAGCGAGACGTACCGCTCCAGCCGCCCTACCACCCCGTGATCAATCAACACCGGGCTTGCATGGTCAGGCCCACCATGGACGACGCGATGGCCGACGGCGATGGGTTTGATACTTCGTTCGTCGCGCAGCCACGCGCCGGCAACAGCCATCGCGGCCGGTACATCGGCTATCGCCTCAATCGGATAGGCGCGATCCGCCATCGGATCGCCGTTCGGGCCACTCGCGCGCAGCCGCGGACGACTGCCGATCCCGTCGATCTGGCCCTTGATCCGCCGCTCTAACTTCCCCTCTCCTTCGACGGAGAACACCTGAAATTTAACGCTCGAAGAGCCGGCATTGACAACGAGGATCGTATCCATGGCGATCACCCGACAACGGTTGGCGCGTGTTGGCGCCTTGCATGGGCATAGAGCGAAGCTATGGCGCTGGACGCCATGCGGGCGCGCGCAGTATCCGCACGTGACGTCAGGACGATGGGCACCCGGGCGCCGAGCACAATGCCCGCGCCATCGGCTTTGGCGAAGTAGGCAAGATTTTTCGCCAGCATGTTGCCGGCCTCAAGGTCGGGAACAACCAGGATCTGCGCGCGACCTGCGACCTCGGACTTGATTCCCTTGATCCGCGCCGCTTCCAGATCGATGGCGTTGTCGAAGGCGAGCGGCCCGTCGAGCACACCGCCGGTGATCTGGCCGCGGTCGGCCATTTTGCACAGTGCCGCTGCCTCGATCGTCGAAGGAATCAGGCCGGTGACGGTTTCGACCGCCGACAGGATCGCCACGCGCGGATTCTTGCCGAATCCCGCCTGGTTATAGAGATCGATCGCGTTCTGGATGATGTCCCGTTTGGCTCCAAGATCGGGAAAAATGTTGATCGCCGCGTCTGTGACGAAAATCGTTTCGGCATAGGCCGGCACGTCCATCACGAAGACATGGCTGATGCGCCGGGCCGTGCGCAAGCCGCCAACCTTCGCCGTCACCGCCCGCATCAGTTCGTCGGTATGCAGGCTGCCCTTCATCAGCATTTCGCCCTTGGCCGCGTGAATCAACTCGACGCCCTTGGCGGCAGCTTCCTCGCTATGCCCGGCGTCGACGATTTCAAAGCCTGCGATGTCAAGGCCGCTTTTGGCGGCGGTCTCCCTGATCTTGCCTACGGGACCGATCAGAATGGGCTGAATGATGCCGGCCTGCGCACTATCGACAGCGCCGCGCAGCGAGGTTTCGTCGCAGGGATGCACAACGATGGTCGGAACCGGCGGCACGGCTTTCGCCGCCTCGATCAATCGATCATATTTGCTGGGCGGTTTCGTTTGCCCTGTGTCGGCGGACATGATGTCGCTCCCAATCCTTTGAACCTTCGCTATGACGCTCTTGCCGCGGGATCGAAAGGGGCAACGTTTGACGCCCCTACCTCCCCTGCATCGACACCAAACAACCCGGCGATCCGCTCGAGGCGGTTGGCGCGTTCGCCCGTGATCTCATGGCTGGCGGACAACACCTCACGTATCGCCGCGAACACATTGCGCTTTTGCATGACGTCCTCGGGCAACAGCTTCGGGATGGCGGCAAGCGCCCCTTCCAGATCGAGCAACAGCATGAAGAACTGCTCGCGTACCAGCATCTTGAACTCGGGCAGCGTCAATCGTGCTCCGGCATGATCACGCCGAACCTGACGCAGCGCTTCGATGCTGCGCTCATCGACCATTCCCCGCGCCGAACCTACATAAAGCAGCGCCCGCAAGCTCGCTTCGCGCAAACCTCCTTCTCCGACCTTCGATTTCAGTTCAGCGATCCGCTTGTCCAGCATGGCACGGTGTTCGGCCGACATCGCCCTGCGGCGCGACGGCTCGGACTTCGGATCGATGCCGACGGCTGTCTGCAATGCCGGCGAACCGTAGAGGTTGAGGAAGATGGCCTCGCTCAGCGCCTCCTGCGAGTCGCGCCAGCTATCCAGCACATGAACGATCTGCTTGGACATATGCTCCTGGAATACCAGGAAGGGATTGTCTTTCGAGACCGGCTTGCGGTTCTCTTCGATGCCTTCCGCGGCGGACTTCACCGTGGTCATCCAGGGGTTTTGGCTGCTGAAGGCCTCATACTGCATCCGCAGCGGATGTAGTTTGCGCATCGACTCCGCCATTTGCGGAGTCACTAAATTCTTGAGCCAGGGCTGAACGAATTTCTGGTAGGCTGCGAGATTCATCTCCGAAACGCGCTTGGCGGCAGCGAAGCGCCGCTCGTCCTCGGGCGAATTGCCGCCCATAGCCTTGATGTCGTCAAGCGTTCGCGCCTCGCAGCGCATAACCCATTGGCCGGCGACGAGGTCGGCGCTCGTGGTCTCCTCACCTTTTGCCTCGAACGTCGCTTCATATAGACCGGGCGGCAACACGTCGATCAGATCGATGTTGCTGGAAAATTCGGCGTGCTCCTTCTTGGCGACACCACCGGAAACGAAAATGCCGAGATGACCGACGCTTTGGTGAACCGTATAGACGATCGTCTGCCCATACGCCCTGATCTCGTCCACGTCGGCATAGCAATCGAGTATCCAGTTCAGCGCCTGTTGCGGTGGGGTGACGTTGTCGCCCTCGGAGCAAAACACCAGGATCGGTGATCTGATATTGCGCAAGTCCACCTTCCGGCCATCCGACATCTCGACCTTGCCGGCAGCAAGGTTGTTACCGATGAAGAGCTCATCGACGATGAATTGGATTTCTTCGGCATTCAAATTGACGTGCCCGCCCCACCAGCGCTCGAATTCGAGATATCGATCCGCCTCGGTATCGATCTTGGAATAGACGTTGTACTGCTTGCTCCACAGTGTGTTCGAGGGGTTCTGGCTCTCGAAATTCTGCACCAGCCAAGCGCCGTCGAACTTGCCGGCGCCGAGATCGCTGGTCATTGCGGTCAGCCAGCTGCCGCCCATCAGGCCGCCGGAATAGCGCATCGGGTATTTGCCGTGCACGCCTTCCCAATAGGCGAGCGGTGCACCCGCGATGATCAGCGGCCCGAACAGTTCCGGCCGCAGCGAGGCCAGGATCATGACGGCCCAGCCGGCCTGGCAATTCCCGATCACACAGGGCTTGCCGTCAGCCTGGGGATGCAGGCTGATGACCTTCTCGATGAACTGCGCTTCGGCGCGCGCAATGCGTTCGATCGTCTGTCCCGGCATCGGGTCCGGCAGGAACCCGATGAAATAGCAGGGATGACCCGCCTGCATCGCGACGCCGATCTCGCTGTCCGCCTTGAAACCGCCGATTCCCGGGCCGTGACCGGCGCGGGGATCGACCACGATGAACGGCCGCCGATCGAGATCGATTTCGACGCCCTTCGGCGGAATGATGCGCACCAGCGCGTAGTTGACAGGTTCGTCCAGCTTGCGCCCATCCATGATCAGTTCGGCGGCATATTGCAGAACATGGGGCGCTGTCTGAGCGACGTGTTCGCGGTATTGGTCGCCGCGCTGGCGCATGACGTCGAGGAAAAGCATGCTCCGCTGCCCCGCATCGACCATGTATTCCACCGCTGAGGCAACGAGCCCGGACATCGGGCCGCCCGGGAGCGCCGCATTGTTCATCGACATGGTTCGACCTCACTGTCGTGTAGCTTCATTCAAGAAGCCCGGCGGTTTCCGAACGTTGATTTAGGTCAACGTTCGATGGTCGACCGGAAAGTGACTCCGCCTTGGTGCGATCGGTGCGTATCCATGCGACCGTCAACTCCCAGGCAAGTGATAGAATGATTGGTCCTATGAAGAGGCCCACAATACCGTGCGCGAGCATTCCCCCTATCACTCCCACGAAGATGACGAGCGTCGGCGTCGCCAGGCCCCGCCCCATCACGAGCGGTTTCAACACGTTGTCGAGGATCCCGACGATCGCCAGGAAGATCGTCAACAGAAGTGCCGTGGTGAAATCCTTGTCGAACCAGATCCATATGACCACGGGGAACAGGACGATTGCCGCGCCGATCTGCACGATCGCCAGCAACATGACCGCAAACGCCAGCAGGCCGGCGCTGGGAATACCCGCCAGCTTGAAGCCGATCCCGGCCAACAATGATTGGACTATCGCGACCCCGATGACACCCTGCGATACCGCGCGGATGGTTGCACCGGCCAGCTCAAGGAAGTGTTCGCTCTGTTCGGGCACGATGCGATAGAGAAAGCCTCTGCCTGCCGCCACAAGTTGCGAACCGTAGGGAAAAAGAAAGCCGGCAACCGCCACGGCCATTAGAAATTGGAGCGTCCCAACCCCTGCGTTACCCGCAAAAGAGAGCATGATGCCCGCCAACGGTTTCAGATACGGGGCCACTTCGCGCAATGCCGATCGAATGTTGTTGAAGGCCTGATTCCAGAGTTCATACAGCTGCGGACCAATGAGTGGCCAATTCTTGACGCCTTCAGGCGGCGACGGAACAGCCAGATTACCTGTACCTAGATTACCGGCGATCGCCTTCAACCCATCTACCGCGCTGAGGCCGAGCCAGGTCGCCGGTCCGATGACGATCGCAAGATTGACAATGGTAAGGATCGTTGCCGCAAGCTTCGGGCGACCACCTAGCGCCTTGGAAAGAAATTCAAAGACCGGGTGGAATGCGACGGCGAGTACAATGCTCCATGCCAATATAGGTACAAAGGGTCGGATCAGGAGAAACGTCCAGTAGATCAGGAAAGCGAGCAAGCCGAGGCGGATTGCAAACTGGATGACATCTTCTCCGGACAGGAGCTGGCGAAGGGTTCTCAAAACGCGCGCCTCCTGCGAGTGGCCATGTGGCGCCAACTACCTGCTGCTCTTGCGCAATAGTCTTGATCCAGATCAAGCGGCCGCGGACCAGTCCCGGCTTCATCGGCCGACGGCGATCGTTTGCACGTACTTGAGGCGAAATGTCAGAAGCTATCGACTACACCGCACGCGAGCTTCTCCGCGATGGCAGCCAGGTCGACATCCGCGCGCTTCGGCGGGAGGACGAAGCTGACATGCTCGGTGCGATCGAAAGGACCAGCGCGAAATCCTTGCAACGTCGCTTCT
The Bradyrhizobium sp. KBS0727 genome window above contains:
- a CDS encoding acetate/propionate family kinase; translated protein: MDTILVVNAGSSSVKFQVFSVEGEGKLERRIKGQIDGIGSRPRLRASGPNGDPMADRAYPIEAIADVPAAMAVAGAWLRDERSIKPIAVGHRVVHGGPDHASPVLIDHGVVGRLERYVSLAPLHQPHNLAPIKTLLNNFPALPQVACFDTAFHRDHDALADHYAIPHQLHSEGVRRYGFHGLSYEYIAKRLPQVAPDIAGGRVIVAHLGSGASMGAMRNGKSVESTMGFTALDGLAMGTRPGQLDPGVVLYLIAEKGMSAAKVQDFLYRECGLKGLSGISNDMRELETSADPHAAFAIDYFVYRVGLNAGMLAAALQGLDAFVFTAGIGENSASIRARIAERLAWLGVVLDPAANARHASKISRSDSRIPVYVVPTDEELMIAQHTLAVLVNGKRPNQKRETVS
- a CDS encoding AI-2E family transporter, giving the protein MRTLRQLLSGEDVIQFAIRLGLLAFLIYWTFLLIRPFVPILAWSIVLAVAFHPVFEFLSKALGGRPKLAATILTIVNLAIVIGPATWLGLSAVDGLKAIAGNLGTGNLAVPSPPEGVKNWPLIGPQLYELWNQAFNNIRSALREVAPYLKPLAGIMLSFAGNAGVGTLQFLMAVAVAGFLFPYGSQLVAAGRGFLYRIVPEQSEHFLELAGATIRAVSQGVIGVAIVQSLLAGIGFKLAGIPSAGLLAFAVMLLAIVQIGAAIVLFPVVIWIWFDKDFTTALLLTIFLAIVGILDNVLKPLVMGRGLATPTLVIFVGVIGGMLAHGIVGLFIGPIILSLAWELTVAWIRTDRTKAESLSGRPSNVDLNQRSETAGLLE
- a CDS encoding phosphate acetyltransferase, whose product is MSADTGQTKPPSKYDRLIEAAKAVPPVPTIVVHPCDETSLRGAVDSAQAGIIQPILIGPVGKIRETAAKSGLDIAGFEIVDAGHSEEAAAKGVELIHAAKGEMLMKGSLHTDELMRAVTAKVGGLRTARRISHVFVMDVPAYAETIFVTDAAINIFPDLGAKRDIIQNAIDLYNQAGFGKNPRVAILSAVETVTGLIPSTIEAAALCKMADRGQITGGVLDGPLAFDNAIDLEAARIKGIKSEVAGRAQILVVPDLEAGNMLAKNLAYFAKADGAGIVLGARVPIVLTSRADTARARMASSAIASLYAHARRQHAPTVVG
- a CDS encoding DUF3141 domain-containing protein, coding for MSMNNAALPGGPMSGLVASAVEYMVDAGQRSMLFLDVMRQRGDQYREHVAQTAPHVLQYAAELIMDGRKLDEPVNYALVRIIPPKGVEIDLDRRPFIVVDPRAGHGPGIGGFKADSEIGVAMQAGHPCYFIGFLPDPMPGQTIERIARAEAQFIEKVISLHPQADGKPCVIGNCQAGWAVMILASLRPELFGPLIIAGAPLAYWEGVHGKYPMRYSGGLMGGSWLTAMTSDLGAGKFDGAWLVQNFESQNPSNTLWSKQYNVYSKIDTEADRYLEFERWWGGHVNLNAEEIQFIVDELFIGNNLAAGKVEMSDGRKVDLRNIRSPILVFCSEGDNVTPPQQALNWILDCYADVDEIRAYGQTIVYTVHQSVGHLGIFVSGGVAKKEHAEFSSNIDLIDVLPPGLYEATFEAKGEETTSADLVAGQWVMRCEARTLDDIKAMGGNSPEDERRFAAAKRVSEMNLAAYQKFVQPWLKNLVTPQMAESMRKLHPLRMQYEAFSSQNPWMTTVKSAAEGIEENRKPVSKDNPFLVFQEHMSKQIVHVLDSWRDSQEALSEAIFLNLYGSPALQTAVGIDPKSEPSRRRAMSAEHRAMLDKRIAELKSKVGEGGLREASLRALLYVGSARGMVDERSIEALRQVRRDHAGARLTLPEFKMLVREQFFMLLLDLEGALAAIPKLLPEDVMQKRNVFAAIREVLSASHEITGERANRLERIAGLFGVDAGEVGASNVAPFDPAARAS